Proteins from one Dromiciops gliroides isolate mDroGli1 chromosome 6, mDroGli1.pri, whole genome shotgun sequence genomic window:
- the LOC122731468 gene encoding cytochrome c oxidase subunit 7B, mitochondrial-like, with protein MFPLFRKALSRFSVHSFHQTIERQNHQDRLPNFHDKYGTPVLLSGATFCLAIWAYAAIQIGIKWNLSPVGRVVPKD; from the coding sequence ATGTTCCCTCTGTTTAGGAAGGCCTTGAGCCGCTTTTCGGTTCACAGCTTTCACCAAACCATTGAAAGGCAGAACCACCAGGACAGGCTGCCCAATTTTCATGATAAGTATGGCACCCCAGTATTGCTAAGTGGAGCCACTTTCTGTCTTGCCATTTGGGCATATGCGGCCATCCAGATTGGAATCAAATGGAACCTGTCCCCTGTTGGCAGAGTTGTCCCAAAAGATTGA